The Novipirellula caenicola genome has a segment encoding these proteins:
- the ltrA gene encoding group II intron reverse transcriptase/maturase has product MYDRLDRITTRAEGDAAATFSNLFSLLNTELLFYAFRRLKRDKAPGIDGVTVDDYEENLQGNLQDLEDRIHRGSYRPQPSLRRDIPKGDGKTRPLGIACVEDKIVQRAIVMVLERIYEVDFHDTSYGYRPKRSCHQALADLGQTITRRRVNWVLDADIKGFFEHVDFGKLQELLGRRIEDSRMLRLITKFLHAGVMIQDQRYATTEGVAQGSVLSPLLANVYLHYVLDEWFEQVVKPRLVGEASIIRFADDFICTFERESDALRFREVLTKRLGRYSLELAEEKTKLLRFGRFASRDCQRLGEGAPGTFDFLGFMHYCGTSRAGKFKLKRRTSAKKF; this is encoded by the coding sequence GTGTATGATCGACTGGATCGCATCACCACGAGAGCGGAGGGCGACGCAGCAGCGACGTTTAGCAACCTCTTTTCGTTGCTCAATACTGAACTGCTGTTCTACGCTTTCCGACGACTCAAGCGAGACAAAGCACCGGGGATCGACGGGGTCACGGTGGACGATTACGAAGAGAATTTGCAAGGCAACTTGCAAGATCTCGAAGATCGAATCCATCGCGGTAGCTATCGTCCTCAGCCGAGTTTACGCCGAGACATTCCCAAAGGAGACGGTAAAACGCGACCTTTGGGAATCGCTTGCGTGGAAGATAAGATCGTCCAGCGGGCGATCGTCATGGTCTTGGAACGCATCTACGAGGTGGATTTTCATGATACCTCGTACGGTTACCGTCCCAAGCGAAGCTGCCACCAAGCACTGGCCGATCTGGGCCAGACCATCACACGTCGGCGAGTGAACTGGGTGCTTGACGCGGACATTAAAGGGTTCTTTGAACACGTTGATTTTGGGAAGCTCCAAGAGCTTCTCGGGCGACGTATCGAAGACTCGCGAATGCTGCGGCTGATCACCAAGTTCCTGCACGCCGGAGTGATGATCCAAGACCAACGTTACGCCACCACGGAAGGCGTCGCGCAAGGTTCAGTTCTTTCTCCACTGCTAGCCAATGTGTATTTACACTACGTGCTGGACGAGTGGTTCGAACAAGTGGTGAAGCCGCGTCTGGTTGGCGAGGCCTCGATTATCCGCTTTGCGGACGATTTCATCTGCACGTTCGAGCGAGAATCGGACGCGTTGCGTTTTCGTGAGGTGTTGACCAAACGTCTTGGTCGGTATTCGTTAGAGTTAGCCGAGGAGAAGACGAAGTTGCTCCGTTTCGGCCGTTTTGCCAGTCGCGATTGCCAGCGGTTGGGTGAAGGGGCTCCGGGCACATTCGACTTCCTCGGCTTCATGCATTACTGCGGCACAAGCCGCGCTGGAAAGTTCAAACTGAAACGGAGAACATCGGCAAAGAAGTTTC